From Salvia splendens isolate huo1 chromosome 16, SspV2, whole genome shotgun sequence, a single genomic window includes:
- the LOC121771425 gene encoding probable methyltransferase PMT5 isoform X1 produces MLKTGQQLEMRTSSHSNLPFAMSQRPQINWLLLCIISVFGFIALSRSYLSGKFDSASASARPNIYSSYRRLRAQAENDYLELRNLGANHVNDYSLCGKEMENGVPCYNVSANLLAGFKYGEEFDRHCEVLRNKQRCLTRSPKDYKIPLTWPGGRDVIWSGNVKLSKDQFLSSGSKMKKLMLLEENQIAFHSNDGRTADDVRDYSNQIAKMIGLGSDNEFHQAGVRNVLDIGCGFGSFGAHLLSLKLMAVCMAAYESTGSQVQLALERGLPAIIGNFISRQLPYPSLSYDMVHCAQCGIFWDDKDGMFLIEVDRVLKPGGYLVLTSPRSRGRRSSPGSKRGSASSPFEKFIKKLCWNLLSEQDGTFIWQKTTDSHCYASSKDLFPLCKREDGLSYYKPLVKCISGTTSKHWTPIQNRSSASLEFQIHGIHPQEFSQDLEFWRSSLRNYWPLLSPLIFSDHPKRPSDEDPDPPHNMVRNVMDMNANYAGLNAALLEGGHSVWVMNVVPMGESSTLPFILDLGFAGVVHNWCEPFPTYPRTYDMLHAKGLLSHLVSDKCSITDLIFDMDRILRPEVMFKRFICLKYSYSNVFFCLNLVIILAGVGCHFRQDRCDRESKNCCCSPSLGSKGCRHR; encoded by the exons ATGTTGAAGACAGGGCAGCAATTGGAGATGAGAACTTCTTCGCACAGTAACCTACCATTTGCTATGAGCCAGAGACCGCAGATTAACTGGTTACTGTTGTGTATAATCAGCGTCTTTGGATTTATTGCCCTTTCCAGATCTTATTTGTCTGGTAAATTTGATTCTGCTAGTGCCTCAGCGAGACCTAACATTTATTCAAGTTATAGAAGGTTGAGAGCGCAAGCAGAGAATGATTATTTGGAGTTGAGAAATTTGGGAGCTAACCATGTAAATGATTACAGTCTGTGTGGGAAGGAAATGGAGAATGGTGTTCCTTGCTACAACGTATCTGCCAACTTGCTAGCTGGTTTCAAATATGGCGAGGAGTTTGATCGTCATTGCGAAGTATTGAGAAACAAGCAGCGTTGTCTGACTCGTTCGCCTAAGGATTATAAGATCCCCTTGACCTGGCCTGGCGGTAGGGATGTTATATGGAGCGGAAATGTGAAGCTGAGCAAGGATCAGTTCCTTTCATCTGGAAGCAAGATGAAAAA ACTTATGTTGCTAGAAGAGAATCAAATTGCTTTTCATTCAAATGATGGAAGGACTGCTGATGATGTCAGAGATTATTCTAACCAGATTGCCAAGATGATAGGGCTGGGGAGTGACAATGAATTTCATCAAGCTGGT GTCCGCAATGTTTTAGATATTGGCTGTGGGTTTGGTAGCTTTGGTGCGCATCTGCTTTCACTTAAATTGATGGCTGTTTGTATGGCAGCATATGAATCAACAGGAAGCCAAGTTCAGCTAGCTCTCGAGAGAGGTCTCCCAGCAATTATTGGCAACTTCATCTCGAGACAGCTACCTTATCCTTCTTTATCATATGATATGGTTCACTGTGCCCAGTGTGGCATTTTCTGGGATGACAAAG ATGGCATGTTTCTTATTGAAGTTGACAGAGTACTTAAGCCTGGAGGCTACCTTGTTTTGACCTCGCCTAGGAGCAGAGGACGCAGAAGTTCTCCGGGCTCCAAAAGGGGAAGTGCTTCAAGTccttttgaaaaattcatcaAAAAGCTTTGTTGGAATCTCTTGTCTGAGCAAGACGGGACTTTCATCTGGCAGAAAACTACAGATTCTCATTGCTATGCTTCCAG CAAGGATCTTTTCCCTCTATGTAAGAGAGAGGATGGCCTTTCATACTACAAACCACTTGTGAAATGCATAAGTGGAACCACCAGCAAACACTGGACACCAATTCAGAACAGATCTTCTGCTTCTCTGGAGTTTCAAATCCATG GAATTCATCCTCAAGAATTCTCTCAAGATCTGGAGTTCTGGAGATCCTCACTGAGAAACTACTGGCCATTGCTATCTCCCTTGATCTTCTCAGACCACCCCAAGAGGCCCAGTGACGAAGACCCGGACCCTCCTCACAACATGGTCCGGAACGTGATGGACATGAACGCGAACTACGCAGGCTTGAACGCTGCCCTACTGGAAGGCGGGCACTCAGTGTGGGTGATGAATGTTGTGCCTATGGGTGAAAGCAGCACCCTCCCTTTCATTCTTGATCTAGGCTTTGCAGGTGTTGTACATAActg GTGTGAGCCTTTCCCTACATATCCTCGGACATACGACATGCTTCATGCAAAGGGTCTGCTATCCCACCTGGTTTCAGACAAGTGCAGCATCACCGATCTGATCTTTGACATGGATCGAATTCTCCGGCCTGAGGTAATGTTTAAGAGATTTATATGCCTCAAATATTCATAttcaaatgtttttttttgcttAAATCTGGTGATAATCTTGGCAGGGGTGGGTTGTCATTTCCGACAAGATCGGTGTGATAGAGAAAGCAAGAACTGTTGCTGCTCGCCTTCACTGGGAAGCAAGGGTTGTCGACATCGATAA
- the LOC121771428 gene encoding putative pentatricopeptide repeat-containing protein At1g26500, with amino-acid sequence MLRPTKFTRPSLALLHFHFHFQSLTAAAAAAVAPPNPRTQIDEAHLLRVCTILYQQQNSPDAKLHSNLNKTQFHLTHEFFLQVCNKFPYSWRPVYKFHQFSASHPHFAHTATTFNKILDVVGKSRNLDLFWPLCREAGERRLVNVKTYIIALRTLAAARELKKCVEFFHLMNGFGYEYKVEIFNAVVEVLCRNKLADEAKHVVVKLRDWIRPDSDTYRWLIHGFCDVGDLVEASKLWNSMAEEDGLEPCVEVVELMLEGLFKSNRFGEALKLFQLMRVRRVESLGLSTYRLVIEWLCRKGKMGESYVVFEEMKTRGIEPDNEILGWIVYGLMSRGRVREAYGVYQRVENGDLCVYHGMIKGLLKLKKAGEATEVFREMVRRGCEPTMHTYVMLLQGHLGRRGRRGEDPLVNFDTIFVGGLIKAGKSLEATKYVERAINRGVEVRRFDYNKFLHYFSNEEGAAMFEAMAVKLREVGLFDLADILARYGEKMATRDRRRNRANQSVEEDLSLASYPPL; translated from the coding sequence GACCTTCCCTAGCCCTCCTCCACTTCCACTTCCACTTCCAGTCCTtaaccgccgccgccgccgctgctgttGCGCCGCCAAACCCTCGAACCCAGATCGACGAAGCCCACCTCCTTCGAGTCTGCACAATCCTCTACCAACAGCAAAATTCTCCCGACGCAAAGCTGCACTCCAATCTCAACAAAACCCAATTCCATCTAACCCACGAATTCTTTCTTCAAGTCTGCAACAAGTTCCCCTATTCATGGCGGCCCGTCTACAAATTCCACCAATTCTCCGCCTCCCACCCGCACTTCGCCCACACCGCCACCACCTTCAACAAGATCCTCGACGTCGTCGGAAAATCAAGAAACCTCGATCTCTTCTGGCCCCTCTGCAGAGAAGCAGGCGAGCGCCGCCTCGTCAATGTCAAGACCTACATAATCGCGCTGCGCACGTTAGCCGCCGCGAGGGAGTTGAAGAAATGCGTCGAGTTCTTCCATTTGATGAATGGTTTTGGGTATGAGTATAAAGTCGAGATCTTTAACGCCGTGGTTGAGGTTTTGTGTAGGAACAAGCTTGCTGATGAGGCGAAGCATGTTGTGGTGAAGTTGAGGGATTGGATTAGGCCGGATTCGGATACCTATAGGTGGTTGATTCATGGGTTTTGTGACGTGGGAGATTTGGTCGAGGCTTCGAAGCTGTGGAATTCGATGGCGGAGGAGGATGGTTTGGAGCCCTGTGTTGAAGTGGTGGAGTTGATGTTGGAGGGTTTGTTCAAGAGCAATAGGTTTGGTGAAGCATTGAAGCTTTTTCAATTGATGAGGGTGAGGAGGGTGGAGAGTTTGGGGCTGTCGACGTATCGCCTTGTGATAGAGTGGCTGTGTAGGAAGGGGAAAATGGGGGAGAGTTATGTGGTTTTTGAGGAGATGAAGACGAGGGGGATTGAGCCGGACAATGAGATACTAGGATGGATAGTGTATGGGCTTATGAGTAGGGGGAGAGTGAGGGAGGCTTATGGAGTGTATCAAAGAGTGGAGAATGGGGATTTGTGTGTGTACCATGGGATGATCAAGGGGCTGTTGAAGTTGAAGAAGGCGGGGGAGGCGACAGAGGTGTTTAGGGAGATGGTGAGGCGGGGGTGTGAGCCCACAATGCACACATACGTGATGCTGCTGCAGGGGCATTTGGGGAGGCGGGGGCGGAGAGGGGAGGATCCATTGGTGAACTTTGATACAATTTTCGTTGGGGGGTTAATCAAAGCGGGGAAATCGTTGGAGGCGACTAAGTATGTGGAGAGAGCGATAAATAGAGGTGTTGAGGTGCGAAGGTTTGATTACAACAAGTTCTTGCATTACTTCTCTAATGAGGAAGGTGCGGCGATGTTTGAGGCTATGGCTGTGAAGTTGAGGGAAGTTGGCTTGTTTGATTTGGCCGATATATTAGCTAGGTATGGGGAGAAGATGGCCACGAGAGATCGAAGAAGAAACAGAGCAAATCAGTCTGTTGAAGAAGACCTTTCACTTGCATCATATCCTCCTCTGTAA
- the LOC121772477 gene encoding uncharacterized protein LOC121772477, protein MGMKRPLEEGDFPDTSFRQPKQREYHGKLTLNAEEYHITTLAVQSPDEPQNSFYRLHFEQLEDGEADNASVPDKEGETSAPLSLVTSSSSEDDSVIGETSHWSCFPEYIDINIPRRPMNQIEEPYTDLFNSPPRKEVPLGSDHQAEVPLWDPNASYCCDDFREERITGTCIIAMPNLNNSTMEGVGVGRGRTDCCCLDMGSMRCVQQHVNEAREKLRVTIGYENFVDLGFCNMGHEVAYQWTPHDEEVFHDIVYSNPESHGRKFWKHLSVAFPTRTKNELVSYYFNVFVLRRRAVQNRSYLLEIDSDDDEELRGVHGGSRQDRFYSSDQETDIEDHQGREGEFYLVEGEEEDSTVYSFGDQDLDTSWVDDFWSEPQNGSGEHEVSNLKDDVSDGHVEKLDAVEMKSREDGETLPNDPRLYT, encoded by the exons ATGGGAATGAAACGTCCTTTGGAAGAGGGAGATTTTCCAGATACCTCTTTCAGGCAACCTAAACAACGGGAATACCATGGAAAGTTAACCTTAAATGCAGAGGAATATCACATAACTACTCTTGCAGTTCAATCTCCTG ATGAACCGCAGAACAGCTTTTATCGGTTACACTTTGAGCAGCTTGAAGATGGTGAGGCCGATAATGCTTCTGTACCTGACAAAGAAGGGGAAACAAGTGCACCCTTGTCTTTGGTCACCAGCAGCAGCAGTGAGGATGATTCTGTTATTGGGGAAACCTCTCACTGGTCTTGTTTTCCTGaatatattgatattaatattccAAGGCGTCCCATGAATCAAATTGAAGAGCCCTACACAGATTTGTTTAACTCTCCTCCTAGGAAAGAAGTTCCACTTGGATCTGATCATCAAGCTGAAGTCCCACTGTGGGATCCAAATGCCAGTTACTGTTGCGATGATTTCAGGGAGGAAAGAATAACTGGGACCTGCATCATTGCAATGCCTAACTTAAACAATTCAACAATGGAAGGagttggagttgggcgtggcagAACAGATTGTTGTTGCCTGGATATGGGATCCATGAGATGTGTGCAGCAACACGTGAATGAAGCAAGAGAAAAACTACGAGTGACTATTGGGTACGAGAATTTTGTGGACTTGGGTTTCTGTAATATGGGTCATGAGGTTGCATACCAATGGACCCCTCATGATGAAGAAGTCTTTCATGACATTGTTTACTCTAATCCTGAATCACATGGTAGAAAATTTTGGAAGCACTTAAGTGTTGCGTTCCCGACCCGAACCAAGAACGAACTTGTCAGCTACTATTTTAATGTCTTCGTGCTCCGGAGACGGGCTGTTCAAAATAGATCTTATTTGTTGGAGATAGacagtgatgatgatgaggagctGAGAGGTGTTCATGGAGGCTCCCGTCAGGACAGATTTTATTCGTCTGATCAAGAAACTGatattgaagatcatcaaggTCGCGAGGGGGAGTTCTATCTCGTtgaaggagaagaagaggacTCCACTGTCTATTCCTTTGGCGACCAAGATTTAGATACAAGCTGGGTGGACGACTTCTGGTCCGAGCCTCAAAATGGCAGCGGAGAACACGAGGTGAGCAATCTAAAGGACGATGTCTCTGATGGTCATGTTGAGAAGCTAGATGCTGTCGAGATGAAATCCCGAGAAGATGGTGAGACGTTGCCAAATGACCCGAGGTTGTAtacctaa
- the LOC121771425 gene encoding probable methyltransferase PMT5 isoform X2, which translates to MLKTGQQLEMRTSSHSNLPFAMSQRPQINWLLLCIISVFGFIALSRSYLSGKFDSASASARPNIYSSYRRLRAQAENDYLELRNLGANHVNDYSLCGKEMENGVPCYNVSANLLAGFKYGEEFDRHCEVLRNKQRCLTRSPKDYKIPLTWPGGRDVIWSGNVKLSKDQFLSSGSKMKKLMLLEENQIAFHSNDGRTADDVRDYSNQIAKMIGLGSDNEFHQAGVRNVLDIGCGFGSFGAHLLSLKLMAVCMAAYESTGSQVQLALERGLPAIIGNFISRQLPYPSLSYDMVHCAQCGIFWDDKDGMFLIEVDRVLKPGGYLVLTSPRSRGRRSSPGSKRGSASSPFEKFIKKLCWNLLSEQDGTFIWQKTTDSHCYASSKDLFPLCKREDGLSYYKPLVKCISGTTSKHWTPIQNRSSASLEFQIHGIHPQEFSQDLEFWRSSLRNYWPLLSPLIFSDHPKRPSDEDPDPPHNMVRNVMDMNANYAGLNAALLEGGHSVWVMNVVPMGESSTLPFILDLGFAGVVHNWCEPFPTYPRTYDMLHAKGLLSHLVSDKCSITDLIFDMDRILRPEGWVVISDKIGVIEKARTVAARLHWEARVVDIDNGTDQRLLLCQKPFFTN; encoded by the exons ATGTTGAAGACAGGGCAGCAATTGGAGATGAGAACTTCTTCGCACAGTAACCTACCATTTGCTATGAGCCAGAGACCGCAGATTAACTGGTTACTGTTGTGTATAATCAGCGTCTTTGGATTTATTGCCCTTTCCAGATCTTATTTGTCTGGTAAATTTGATTCTGCTAGTGCCTCAGCGAGACCTAACATTTATTCAAGTTATAGAAGGTTGAGAGCGCAAGCAGAGAATGATTATTTGGAGTTGAGAAATTTGGGAGCTAACCATGTAAATGATTACAGTCTGTGTGGGAAGGAAATGGAGAATGGTGTTCCTTGCTACAACGTATCTGCCAACTTGCTAGCTGGTTTCAAATATGGCGAGGAGTTTGATCGTCATTGCGAAGTATTGAGAAACAAGCAGCGTTGTCTGACTCGTTCGCCTAAGGATTATAAGATCCCCTTGACCTGGCCTGGCGGTAGGGATGTTATATGGAGCGGAAATGTGAAGCTGAGCAAGGATCAGTTCCTTTCATCTGGAAGCAAGATGAAAAA ACTTATGTTGCTAGAAGAGAATCAAATTGCTTTTCATTCAAATGATGGAAGGACTGCTGATGATGTCAGAGATTATTCTAACCAGATTGCCAAGATGATAGGGCTGGGGAGTGACAATGAATTTCATCAAGCTGGT GTCCGCAATGTTTTAGATATTGGCTGTGGGTTTGGTAGCTTTGGTGCGCATCTGCTTTCACTTAAATTGATGGCTGTTTGTATGGCAGCATATGAATCAACAGGAAGCCAAGTTCAGCTAGCTCTCGAGAGAGGTCTCCCAGCAATTATTGGCAACTTCATCTCGAGACAGCTACCTTATCCTTCTTTATCATATGATATGGTTCACTGTGCCCAGTGTGGCATTTTCTGGGATGACAAAG ATGGCATGTTTCTTATTGAAGTTGACAGAGTACTTAAGCCTGGAGGCTACCTTGTTTTGACCTCGCCTAGGAGCAGAGGACGCAGAAGTTCTCCGGGCTCCAAAAGGGGAAGTGCTTCAAGTccttttgaaaaattcatcaAAAAGCTTTGTTGGAATCTCTTGTCTGAGCAAGACGGGACTTTCATCTGGCAGAAAACTACAGATTCTCATTGCTATGCTTCCAG CAAGGATCTTTTCCCTCTATGTAAGAGAGAGGATGGCCTTTCATACTACAAACCACTTGTGAAATGCATAAGTGGAACCACCAGCAAACACTGGACACCAATTCAGAACAGATCTTCTGCTTCTCTGGAGTTTCAAATCCATG GAATTCATCCTCAAGAATTCTCTCAAGATCTGGAGTTCTGGAGATCCTCACTGAGAAACTACTGGCCATTGCTATCTCCCTTGATCTTCTCAGACCACCCCAAGAGGCCCAGTGACGAAGACCCGGACCCTCCTCACAACATGGTCCGGAACGTGATGGACATGAACGCGAACTACGCAGGCTTGAACGCTGCCCTACTGGAAGGCGGGCACTCAGTGTGGGTGATGAATGTTGTGCCTATGGGTGAAAGCAGCACCCTCCCTTTCATTCTTGATCTAGGCTTTGCAGGTGTTGTACATAActg GTGTGAGCCTTTCCCTACATATCCTCGGACATACGACATGCTTCATGCAAAGGGTCTGCTATCCCACCTGGTTTCAGACAAGTGCAGCATCACCGATCTGATCTTTGACATGGATCGAATTCTCCGGCCTGAG GGGTGGGTTGTCATTTCCGACAAGATCGGTGTGATAGAGAAAGCAAGAACTGTTGCTGCTCGCCTTCACTGGGAAGCAAGGGTTGTCGACATCGATAACGGCACCGACCAGCGCCTACTCCTCTGCCAAAAACCATTCTTCACAAACTGA
- the LOC121771425 gene encoding probable methyltransferase PMT5 isoform X3, which yields MLKTGQQLEMRTSSHSNLPFAMSQRPQINWLLLCIISVFGFIALSRSYLSGKFDSASASARPNIYSSYRSLCGKEMENGVPCYNVSANLLAGFKYGEEFDRHCEVLRNKQRCLTRSPKDYKIPLTWPGGRDVIWSGNVKLSKDQFLSSGSKMKKLMLLEENQIAFHSNDGRTADDVRDYSNQIAKMIGLGSDNEFHQAGVRNVLDIGCGFGSFGAHLLSLKLMAVCMAAYESTGSQVQLALERGLPAIIGNFISRQLPYPSLSYDMVHCAQCGIFWDDKDGMFLIEVDRVLKPGGYLVLTSPRSRGRRSSPGSKRGSASSPFEKFIKKLCWNLLSEQDGTFIWQKTTDSHCYASSKDLFPLCKREDGLSYYKPLVKCISGTTSKHWTPIQNRSSASLEFQIHGIHPQEFSQDLEFWRSSLRNYWPLLSPLIFSDHPKRPSDEDPDPPHNMVRNVMDMNANYAGLNAALLEGGHSVWVMNVVPMGESSTLPFILDLGFAGVVHNWCEPFPTYPRTYDMLHAKGLLSHLVSDKCSITDLIFDMDRILRPEVMFKRFICLKYSYSNVFFCLNLVIILAGVGCHFRQDRCDRESKNCCCSPSLGSKGCRHR from the exons ATGTTGAAGACAGGGCAGCAATTGGAGATGAGAACTTCTTCGCACAGTAACCTACCATTTGCTATGAGCCAGAGACCGCAGATTAACTGGTTACTGTTGTGTATAATCAGCGTCTTTGGATTTATTGCCCTTTCCAGATCTTATTTGTCTGGTAAATTTGATTCTGCTAGTGCCTCAGCGAGACCTAACATTTATTCAAGTTATAGAAG TCTGTGTGGGAAGGAAATGGAGAATGGTGTTCCTTGCTACAACGTATCTGCCAACTTGCTAGCTGGTTTCAAATATGGCGAGGAGTTTGATCGTCATTGCGAAGTATTGAGAAACAAGCAGCGTTGTCTGACTCGTTCGCCTAAGGATTATAAGATCCCCTTGACCTGGCCTGGCGGTAGGGATGTTATATGGAGCGGAAATGTGAAGCTGAGCAAGGATCAGTTCCTTTCATCTGGAAGCAAGATGAAAAA ACTTATGTTGCTAGAAGAGAATCAAATTGCTTTTCATTCAAATGATGGAAGGACTGCTGATGATGTCAGAGATTATTCTAACCAGATTGCCAAGATGATAGGGCTGGGGAGTGACAATGAATTTCATCAAGCTGGT GTCCGCAATGTTTTAGATATTGGCTGTGGGTTTGGTAGCTTTGGTGCGCATCTGCTTTCACTTAAATTGATGGCTGTTTGTATGGCAGCATATGAATCAACAGGAAGCCAAGTTCAGCTAGCTCTCGAGAGAGGTCTCCCAGCAATTATTGGCAACTTCATCTCGAGACAGCTACCTTATCCTTCTTTATCATATGATATGGTTCACTGTGCCCAGTGTGGCATTTTCTGGGATGACAAAG ATGGCATGTTTCTTATTGAAGTTGACAGAGTACTTAAGCCTGGAGGCTACCTTGTTTTGACCTCGCCTAGGAGCAGAGGACGCAGAAGTTCTCCGGGCTCCAAAAGGGGAAGTGCTTCAAGTccttttgaaaaattcatcaAAAAGCTTTGTTGGAATCTCTTGTCTGAGCAAGACGGGACTTTCATCTGGCAGAAAACTACAGATTCTCATTGCTATGCTTCCAG CAAGGATCTTTTCCCTCTATGTAAGAGAGAGGATGGCCTTTCATACTACAAACCACTTGTGAAATGCATAAGTGGAACCACCAGCAAACACTGGACACCAATTCAGAACAGATCTTCTGCTTCTCTGGAGTTTCAAATCCATG GAATTCATCCTCAAGAATTCTCTCAAGATCTGGAGTTCTGGAGATCCTCACTGAGAAACTACTGGCCATTGCTATCTCCCTTGATCTTCTCAGACCACCCCAAGAGGCCCAGTGACGAAGACCCGGACCCTCCTCACAACATGGTCCGGAACGTGATGGACATGAACGCGAACTACGCAGGCTTGAACGCTGCCCTACTGGAAGGCGGGCACTCAGTGTGGGTGATGAATGTTGTGCCTATGGGTGAAAGCAGCACCCTCCCTTTCATTCTTGATCTAGGCTTTGCAGGTGTTGTACATAActg GTGTGAGCCTTTCCCTACATATCCTCGGACATACGACATGCTTCATGCAAAGGGTCTGCTATCCCACCTGGTTTCAGACAAGTGCAGCATCACCGATCTGATCTTTGACATGGATCGAATTCTCCGGCCTGAGGTAATGTTTAAGAGATTTATATGCCTCAAATATTCATAttcaaatgtttttttttgcttAAATCTGGTGATAATCTTGGCAGGGGTGGGTTGTCATTTCCGACAAGATCGGTGTGATAGAGAAAGCAAGAACTGTTGCTGCTCGCCTTCACTGGGAAGCAAGGGTTGTCGACATCGATAA
- the LOC121771425 gene encoding COBW domain-containing protein 1-like isoform X4, which yields MEPYDDEEPPMAIAIDDVVEDKTPLPSLVEQRDNLRPDLPEAQPVGVTVITGYLGAGKSTLVSSILNGQHGKKIAVILNEFGEEIGVERAMINEGEGGALVEEWVELANGCICCTVKHSLVQALEQLIERKERLDHILLETTGLANPAPLASVLWLDDQLESDVRLDSIITVVDAKNLRYQLKSNHDSSSFPEAYNQIAFADVVILNKVDLVSSDDSGVALEDLEKDIHNINSLATIIRSVRCQVDLSMILDRRAYDTTHAIHLEALLRENRNLSTSDLHDSGVRTLCISEPKELHLEKARVWIEELLWDKKYGMDVYRCKGVLNIANSDQLHTLQAVREVYEIVPTRNWRNDDDRVNKIVFIGRSLNEEILVNTIKAALCNP from the exons ATGGAACCCTACGACGACGAAGAACCGCCGATGGCCATCGCAATCGACGACGTCGTTGAAGATAAGACTCCGCTGCCTTCACTCGTCGAGCAGCGTGATAATCTACGGCCAGATCTTCCAGAAGCTCAACCAGTTGGCGTCACCGTCATCACAGGATATCTCGGTGCAGGGAAATCGACG TTGGTGAGTTCTATATTGAATGGACAACATGGGAAGAAAATAGCTGTAATATTGAATGAGTTTGGGGAAGAGATAGGCGTGGAGAGAGCAATGATTAATGAAGGTGAAGGTGGAGCTTTAGTGGAGGAGTGGGTTGAACTTGCGAATGGATGCATATGTTGTACTGTGAAGCACAGCTTGGTTCAGGCACTAGAGCAACTCATCGAGAGGAAAGAAAG GCTTGACCATATACTACTTGAGACTACAGGGCTGGCTAACCCTGCACCTCTGGCATCTGTGCTGTGGTTGGATGATCAGTTGGAGTCAGATGTCAGACTCGATTCTATTATCACT GTTGTAGATGCTAAAAACCTCCGTTACCAGCTCAAATCAAATCATGATTCATCATCATTTCCCGAAGCTTACAATCAAATAGCATTTGCG GATGTTGTGATTCTTAATAAGGTTGATCTAGTGTCTTCTGATGATTCCGGAGTAGCCCTTGAAGATCTTGAAAAGGACATTCATAACATTAATTCCCTTGCTACTATTATCCGTTCTGTTCGCTGCCAAGTTGACTTGTCCATGATACTGGACCGCCGAGCATATGATACCACA CATGCCATTCATTTGGAAGCACTATTGAGAGAAAATCGAAATCTATCTACCAGTGATCTTCACGACAGTGGTGTTAGAACATTGTGCATTTCTGAGCCTAAGGAACTACATCTAGAGAAg GCCAGGGTGTGGATTGAGGAGCTCCTTTGGGACAAAAAATACGGAATGGACGTTTATCGATGCAAAGGGGTTTTGAATATTGCAAATTCAGATCAGCTGCATACCCTACAG GCTGTGAGGGAAGTATACGAGATTGTTCCAACTCGCAACTGGAGAAATGACGATGACAGGGTGAACAAAATTGTTTTTATAG gTCGATCTTTAAATGAAGAGATTCTAGTTAATACCATCAAAGCTGCACTCTGTAATCCGTAG